The Pontibacter korlensis sequence GACCATTCTGCTAGGTATAGCTCCAGCCTTGGTTAGTGACCTGATCTAGCATTAGTATATATCATACCTGAAAAAGAGGGTCTGCCTTAACTAAGGCAGACCCTCTTTTTTGTGCTTCCTATAAGCCGTTCTAAATATGCTGCACTAACGCTAACGGCGGCACATTAAGGCATTCTATAGACTCTTCTTTCATTTCCTATTGCTCCAAACATGCGCTCATGAGCGACTCAAAACCGATAAAGTAACTCTTACACGTCAGTGAGGATGTTTAGGAGAAGAGACTATTAAAGAGCCCTTTTAACACGCTTTCCAGAGATGAGTTATGGATAAAGCTTAGTTTATGCTCAATCTGGCTTTCGTGCCTCAAGGCTTTGCTTGGGTTGATGTTTTAAAACTAGAGTAGCAGAATTCATCTGCTACACATTAAAGTATAACTTCTGCAAAGTACACCAACACTGCTACACACATACCTATCCACAGCACTTTTCCACATATCCACAGCTTTAAATCGAATTTTGCTCGAAAAAGTGTATAAGTAGGCACCTATTTGTGGAATCCACAGACTTATCAACAGTATCAACAACAAAAGCTCTAGGATAGGTAAAAAACAGAGGGCCTGCCACTAGATTAAGCGGCAGGCCCTTTTTTATCTGTGGAAAACAACTGTTACTTATGCGGCAGGTTTTTCATGTTTATGTGTAATTCATCAAGCTGAACATCAGAGATTGGTGATGGAGCATCTATCATTACATCGCGACCAGAATTGTTCTTAGGGAAGGCAATGTAGTCGCGGATAGAATCGGAGCCACCGAAAAGTGAGCACAGACGGTCAAAGCCAAAAGCAATACCTCCATGTGGAGGTGCACCATACTCAAAGGCACTCATCAGGAAGCCAAATTGTGCTTCTGCCTCTGCTTTAGAAAAGCCCAGCAAGCGGAACATCTGCTCTTGTAAACGACGGTCATGAATACGAATGGAGCCCCCCCCTACTTCTACACCATTGATCACCATGTCATAGGCATTAGCACGTATATCACCAGGACGATCGTCTATCAAATCAATATCTTCAGGCTTAGGAGAAGTAAATGGATGGTGCATCGCGTGGTAGCGATTTGCCTCCTCATCCCACTCCAGCAGCGGGAAGTCTACTACCCACAGCGGTGCAAATACATTCTTATCGCGCAGTCCGAGGCGTGTTCCCATCTCCAGGCGCAGCTCGTTCAAAGCCTTACGAGTTTTATCGGCACCACCGGCAAGCACTAAAATCAGATCTCCGGGCTTTGCGTGGAAGGCTGCAGCCCAGGCTTGCAGATCTTCTGCAGTATAAAACTTATCTACCGAAGATTTTATACTTCCATCTTCATTTACTCGGGCGTAAACCAGACCAGTGGCTCCTATCTGCGGACGCTTCACAAAATCAGTCAGCTCATCTACCTGCTTGCGGGTATAGCTAGCTGCACCTGTGGCACAAATACCTACCACCAGCTCAGCATCATCAAACACTTTAAAACCTTTATTCTTAACCAGCGGGTTAAGCTCCACAAATCGCATGTCAAAACGAATGTCCGGTTTGTCTGAGCCATAGTACTTCATGGCATCGGCATACGTCATGCGTGGCAGCTTATTAATGTGAATGTCCTTCACCTTCTCGAACAGGTGCTTGATAAATCCTTCGAAATTATTTAGGATATCTTCCTGAGACACGAAAGACATCTCGCAGTCAATCTGAGTAAATTCGGGCTGGCGATCAGCGCGCAAGTCTTCGTCGCGGAAGCACTTCACGATCTGGAAATATTTATCAAAGCCAGACACCATCAGTAGCTGCTTGAATGTCTGTGGTGACTGTGGTAAGGCGTAGAACTCACCTGGGTTCATACGGCTAGGCACTACAAAGTCGCGGGCACCTTCCGGCGTAGACTTAATCAGGTACGGAGTTTCTACTTCTATGAAATTACGAGCATCCAGGTAAGCACGAGTTTCACGCATCATGCGGTGGCGAAGCTCCAGGTTACGGCGCACCGGCGTACGACGCAGGTCCAGGTAACGGTACTTCATGCGCAGGTCATCACCGCCGTCTGTCTCATCCTCAATCAGGAACGGTGGCAGCTTGGCAGGGTTCAGCACAACAATTTTAGAAACATGGATCTCTATGGCACCAGTAGGAATCTTGTCGTTCTTAGAGTAACGTTCCACTACTCTTCCAACCACCTTCACTACATACTCACGGCCCAGATTACGAGCTTGCTCCATCAGGTTGGCAGGCGTAATGCCTTCTTCCATCGTAAGCTGCGTAATACCGTAACGGTCGCGCAGGTCTACCCATAGCATGCCGCCTTTATCGCGGAGGCGCTGTACCCAACCTGTTAATATTACCTCTTCTCCAACGTTGTCCAGGCGAAGCTCGCCGCAAGTATGTGTTCGAAACATAGTATGATCTACTGTATAGTTTATTGCAAATGTAATAATCTAAATCTTGGTTTACTTTATATGCTGCAAAGATGTTAGTCCAGCATATCGCGCATAGCCTCCACATTGTTCACCTGTATGGCGTGAGGCTTCATGTTAATCATGCGGGCAATGCGCGAGCGCGACTTACCGCCAAACAACGCTACCTGCAGCCCCTGCTCCTTTGC is a genomic window containing:
- the aspS gene encoding aspartate--tRNA ligase, which translates into the protein MFRTHTCGELRLDNVGEEVILTGWVQRLRDKGGMLWVDLRDRYGITQLTMEEGITPANLMEQARNLGREYVVKVVGRVVERYSKNDKIPTGAIEIHVSKIVVLNPAKLPPFLIEDETDGGDDLRMKYRYLDLRRTPVRRNLELRHRMMRETRAYLDARNFIEVETPYLIKSTPEGARDFVVPSRMNPGEFYALPQSPQTFKQLLMVSGFDKYFQIVKCFRDEDLRADRQPEFTQIDCEMSFVSQEDILNNFEGFIKHLFEKVKDIHINKLPRMTYADAMKYYGSDKPDIRFDMRFVELNPLVKNKGFKVFDDAELVVGICATGAASYTRKQVDELTDFVKRPQIGATGLVYARVNEDGSIKSSVDKFYTAEDLQAWAAAFHAKPGDLILVLAGGADKTRKALNELRLEMGTRLGLRDKNVFAPLWVVDFPLLEWDEEANRYHAMHHPFTSPKPEDIDLIDDRPGDIRANAYDMVINGVEVGGGSIRIHDRRLQEQMFRLLGFSKAEAEAQFGFLMSAFEYGAPPHGGIAFGFDRLCSLFGGSDSIRDYIAFPKNNSGRDVMIDAPSPISDVQLDELHINMKNLPHK